The Vibrio tubiashii ATCC 19109 genome has a segment encoding these proteins:
- a CDS encoding ADP-ribosyltransferase domain-containing protein, whose amino-acid sequence MVYTYNNVTQHTLGVSVQPVQVQASTAANQLSQVQSVSVNLTGQNLPPLPKGNHEPVALKQVEAEFNKAVMRVAEYEGSVVDSILTKVKQQFPQEAPAMQMHIASTAADKVKAANHSFEMNHLGNKLLTMPAVEYMSQSYLRRVLENAEKLENAGVKLHLGDEGGAGFLAGWNTSDDQLWGEQMNKLVNGKVNARVLTTAGYMFQENFRLHFDKIADSINTPLWNEKNSPENARVDIFNGSSLKKGPPVTVQPHGTAWLKYATWNLTENMGHERHQQIVASRNHDTYDTSELYKHVEPALYRDESSGLTEREKATPGFSVWEVRDSEVKTVGQDNEVSVNWKKQNLDKGLPMFSGPSSTTSYMYEVVRLLDIPDNEVQSFRAMLLGWMIQGRDHSFTEIMGAFDAYAQEREEGGVATTRGDAKLAWEMRKTKQWETAYENLFTEDINLPAQEAKTVRVKGQEIRLPAIPAVHMTKAEFDRKITGGDGYPSQYASSDNLKVIRDDLSNKGFSTVRSGLAAEKVMYGAYNPVTNALFDSSSEARPVSIPEHAGTDMSAAFFDADKDKAMNDWLSQQSPDEYEKLLDDAASLFAESSQEQSLGHIYTRENSPNNYVLEAFLLDKRTNMLLHSDALNLDNSGESNVSALVKLAGKEATQEARQQAVLGAVGDNRTAQDALIKGMLLAVQRFWTGEPTEAFNPGYSSQYGSPKDDIEFNLRFEGAMRNLKGGPSVDKLDDVREEAIKLRNMLRAAIHSPLFEGTTEPVYRGVSQYVGQELLALKPGEEYKFPGFMSTSREPGVGLDYANGAFVVINPPKTGSLGADIVGISKAPAEKEVLVADDTVLQLDKTFTLNITKEIPSTATGIRRRQYEMGLRQAPIKINVMTPDGQASPEGEVLLKDVIADIKAKPKANYFGEPIKVAVLNVKS is encoded by the coding sequence ATGGTTTATACATATAATAATGTTACTCAGCATACATTGGGGGTATCTGTACAACCTGTGCAGGTGCAGGCGAGTACGGCAGCCAATCAGCTTTCTCAGGTTCAGTCCGTCTCGGTAAATCTAACGGGTCAGAATCTTCCCCCTTTACCGAAAGGTAATCACGAGCCCGTTGCACTCAAGCAGGTTGAAGCTGAGTTTAATAAAGCGGTGATGCGGGTCGCCGAATACGAAGGCAGCGTAGTAGACAGCATTCTCACCAAAGTGAAACAGCAGTTTCCGCAAGAAGCGCCTGCTATGCAGATGCATATTGCTTCCACTGCCGCTGATAAAGTCAAAGCGGCCAACCATAGCTTCGAAATGAATCACCTTGGCAATAAATTACTCACAATGCCCGCGGTAGAGTATATGTCCCAGTCGTATCTCAGGCGTGTTTTAGAAAATGCAGAAAAGCTTGAGAATGCAGGCGTGAAACTTCATCTCGGTGATGAGGGAGGAGCTGGGTTTTTAGCAGGTTGGAATACTAGCGATGATCAGTTGTGGGGCGAGCAGATGAACAAGCTGGTTAACGGAAAAGTGAATGCCCGTGTTCTGACAACTGCTGGATATATGTTTCAGGAGAACTTCCGGCTTCATTTCGACAAAATTGCTGACTCGATTAACACACCGCTCTGGAATGAGAAGAACAGCCCTGAAAATGCGCGTGTTGATATTTTCAACGGAAGTAGCCTGAAAAAGGGCCCTCCAGTCACGGTCCAGCCTCACGGTACTGCATGGTTGAAATACGCCACCTGGAACTTGACTGAAAACATGGGCCATGAACGACATCAGCAGATAGTCGCTTCCCGTAATCATGATACGTACGATACGAGCGAGCTGTATAAACACGTTGAACCTGCCTTGTATCGTGATGAAAGCAGCGGTTTAACGGAGCGCGAGAAGGCTACCCCTGGTTTTTCTGTTTGGGAGGTGCGTGATTCTGAAGTAAAAACCGTCGGTCAGGATAACGAGGTTTCGGTCAACTGGAAGAAGCAGAACCTTGATAAAGGTCTGCCTATGTTTTCTGGGCCATCAAGTACAACCAGTTATATGTATGAGGTAGTGCGCTTACTGGATATACCAGACAATGAAGTACAGTCATTCCGCGCGATGCTGCTAGGCTGGATGATACAAGGCCGAGATCACAGTTTTACCGAGATCATGGGCGCGTTTGATGCTTATGCGCAGGAAAGAGAGGAAGGAGGGGTGGCCACGACAAGGGGCGACGCGAAACTGGCCTGGGAAATGCGCAAAACTAAGCAGTGGGAAACGGCTTACGAGAACCTTTTCACCGAAGACATCAACCTTCCGGCGCAGGAAGCAAAAACAGTCCGGGTCAAAGGCCAGGAGATCCGTTTGCCGGCGATACCCGCGGTGCATATGACAAAGGCTGAGTTCGATCGGAAGATCACTGGTGGCGACGGCTACCCATCGCAGTACGCATCGAGCGATAACCTTAAAGTTATCCGCGATGACCTCTCGAACAAGGGTTTTTCTACGGTGCGTTCCGGTTTGGCTGCTGAAAAGGTGATGTATGGCGCATACAACCCGGTGACGAATGCTCTATTCGACTCTAGCAGCGAGGCTCGGCCTGTCTCTATCCCTGAACATGCAGGAACTGATATGTCGGCGGCTTTTTTTGATGCCGATAAAGATAAGGCTATGAATGATTGGCTGAGCCAGCAGTCTCCGGATGAGTACGAGAAACTGCTAGATGACGCTGCTTCTCTCTTCGCGGAGTCGTCTCAAGAGCAGTCTTTGGGACACATATATACACGCGAAAACAGCCCAAATAACTATGTGCTGGAGGCGTTTCTTCTCGACAAGAGAACCAACATGCTGCTGCATAGCGATGCGCTTAATCTAGATAATTCAGGTGAGAGTAACGTGTCAGCTTTGGTTAAACTGGCTGGAAAGGAGGCCACTCAGGAGGCCCGTCAGCAAGCCGTTCTGGGAGCTGTAGGGGATAACCGTACTGCCCAAGATGCACTGATTAAAGGGATGCTATTAGCAGTTCAGCGCTTCTGGACGGGTGAGCCGACCGAAGCTTTTAACCCAGGCTATTCATCGCAGTACGGTTCACCTAAAGACGACATTGAGTTTAACTTGCGTTTTGAGGGGGCAATGCGCAACCTCAAAGGGGGCCCATCTGTTGATAAGCTTGATGATGTACGTGAAGAGGCTATTAAACTACGTAATATGTTGAGGGCTGCTATCCATTCCCCACTATTTGAAGGAACAACAGAGCCGGTCTACCGGGGTGTTTCTCAATATGTTGGCCAGGAACTACTAGCTCTTAAACCTGGCGAAGAGTACAAATTCCCTGGATTTATGAGCACCTCCAGAGAGCCGGGCGTCGGCTTAGATTATGCTAATGGAGCTTTTGTTGTTATTAATCCGCCCAAAACGGGTTCTCTTGGTGCAGATATAGTGGGTATAAGTAAGGCGCCTGCTGAGAAAGAGGTACTTGTGGCTGATGATACAGTGCTTCAGTTGGATAAGACATTTACTCTTAATATAACGAAAGAGATCCCAAGTACGGCGACCGGAATCAGAAGGCGTCAGTATGAAATGGGCTTGAGGCAGGCGCCAATCAAAATAAATGTTATGACGCCAGATGGCCAGGCTTCACCTGAAGGTGAAGTACTTCTCAAGGATGTGATTGCGGATATAAAAGCTAAGCCCAAAGCCAACTACTTTGGTGAGCCGATCAAGGTGGCGGTACTCAATGTAAAAAGCTAG
- the vscR gene encoding SctR family type III secretion system export apparatus subunit VscR, which produces MIQLPDELNLIVSLALLALIPFIAMMATSFVKLAVVFSLLRNALGVQQIPPNMALYGLAIILSIFIMAPVGFETYDYVKANEISLEDSASVEGLIESGMQPYREFLKKHIRETEAAFFTDAARTLWPQKYVDRLESDSLLLLLPAFTVSELTRAFEIGFLLYLPFIAIDLIVSNILLAMGMMMVSPMTISLPFKLLLFVLLDGWTKLTHGLVLSYG; this is translated from the coding sequence ATGATTCAGCTGCCAGACGAACTCAATCTCATCGTCAGCCTTGCGCTACTGGCGTTGATTCCTTTCATCGCAATGATGGCCACCTCTTTCGTCAAACTTGCGGTCGTCTTTTCATTGTTGCGAAATGCATTAGGCGTGCAACAAATACCGCCTAACATGGCGTTGTATGGTCTTGCGATCATTTTATCTATTTTTATCATGGCACCCGTTGGCTTCGAAACCTATGACTATGTGAAGGCAAACGAGATTTCTCTAGAGGATTCAGCAAGTGTTGAGGGACTAATTGAAAGTGGGATGCAGCCCTATCGCGAGTTTTTAAAAAAACATATTCGAGAGACAGAAGCCGCATTTTTCACCGATGCTGCGCGAACTTTATGGCCGCAAAAGTACGTCGACCGACTTGAATCTGACAGCTTATTGCTCTTATTGCCTGCATTTACCGTCAGTGAACTCACTCGGGCTTTTGAAATAGGTTTTTTACTTTATCTTCCCTTTATCGCCATCGATTTGATTGTGTCAAACATTCTGTTGGCAATGGGGATGATGATGGTATCCCCTATGACCATTTCGCTGCCTTTTAAACTGCTGCTATTTGTACTACTTGATGGCTGGACCAAGTTAACTCACGGTCTCGTGTTGAGTTACGGTTGA
- the sctT gene encoding type III secretion system export apparatus subunit SctT, whose protein sequence is MNYEDLHQALFVYSLALPRMMACFIFLPILSKQMLGGTMVRNGVLCSLALFIFPIINQHALPTEIDGLWIMVILGKEILLGLLIGFIAAIPFWAVEASGFLIDNQRGAAMAGMFNPTLGSQSTPTAVLLTQTLITLFFSGGGYIAFMYAIFKSYNSWPVIDFFPTVTDAWVTFFYGQFQQMLWLGVLMSAPLVLAMFLSEFGLALISRFAPQLNVFFLAMPIKSAVASVLLIFYLALMMDHYQDLFPNITLFVELLNPIWLSH, encoded by the coding sequence ATGAACTACGAAGATCTCCATCAAGCTTTATTTGTCTACAGCTTAGCGCTACCTCGAATGATGGCGTGTTTTATCTTTTTGCCTATTTTGAGCAAACAGATGTTAGGTGGCACTATGGTCCGCAATGGTGTCCTGTGCTCACTGGCACTATTTATTTTTCCAATCATAAATCAGCACGCCTTACCTACCGAGATTGACGGGCTGTGGATTATGGTTATCCTTGGCAAAGAGATCTTATTGGGCCTTTTGATCGGCTTTATAGCAGCGATTCCATTTTGGGCAGTGGAAGCTAGTGGTTTCTTGATCGACAACCAACGCGGAGCTGCAATGGCAGGAATGTTTAACCCTACACTAGGGTCACAATCGACGCCAACAGCCGTTCTGTTGACGCAAACGCTCATAACCCTCTTCTTTTCTGGTGGTGGCTATATCGCATTTATGTACGCGATTTTCAAAAGTTATAACTCATGGCCCGTTATTGATTTCTTTCCAACGGTAACCGACGCTTGGGTAACATTCTTTTACGGGCAGTTCCAGCAAATGTTATGGCTTGGAGTCTTAATGTCTGCACCATTAGTATTAGCGATGTTCTTATCAGAGTTTGGGCTTGCACTCATTAGCCGATTTGCTCCTCAGCTCAACGTATTCTTCCTCGCTATGCCAATTAAAAGTGCCGTTGCGAGTGTTTTACTGATTTTTTATCTCGCTTTGATGATGGACCACTATCAAGACCTGTTCCCCAATATCACCTTGTTTGTCGAATTACTAAACCCCATTTGGCTAAGCCACTAG
- a CDS encoding type III secretion system needle length determinant → MQIKQNIDGQTLNPSQKIHSGKALEQDPNRLQSRFENAMADKKQTKRKAEITNSSVPTGMDEAHLNSKSEKVYHLPSDIEVSIDSTNQSIKNASADGMQSEQTLNEFETKDARILQSHFEEVVTDKKQSNKKKTVDKDSAQTNAVESLPADKGKLSSNRGVELPLAQSNSQRQDSDLSPKDKKHKNPIEGSSASLGNSKSESNLSVLGRGASSTEVKEITFERLETPSTPKTETTQIQSSNVMTQGELILRSMTNQASQPTQHELSHLVKQLVEQIQVSLPNATTSKEVRLLLNDGQLKGGEIQIKLDNQGYSVTIRQDNALSVINQQARQELSERLNRLNLDQPIRITVTEQADQQHDQQHSRQQRSIYEEWQPEEN, encoded by the coding sequence ATGCAAATTAAGCAAAACATTGACGGTCAGACCCTAAATCCATCTCAAAAAATACACTCTGGAAAAGCTTTAGAGCAGGACCCAAATCGCCTGCAATCTCGCTTCGAAAATGCGATGGCTGACAAAAAACAGACCAAAAGAAAAGCAGAGATTACCAATAGCTCGGTTCCCACTGGTATGGATGAAGCCCATCTCAACTCAAAAAGTGAAAAAGTCTACCATTTGCCTTCTGATATTGAAGTTTCAATTGACTCTACAAACCAATCGATTAAGAACGCTTCAGCGGATGGGATGCAATCGGAGCAAACTCTTAATGAGTTCGAAACTAAAGATGCTCGTATCTTACAATCTCATTTTGAAGAAGTTGTAACCGACAAAAAACAATCAAACAAGAAGAAAACCGTCGATAAAGATTCTGCACAAACGAATGCTGTAGAAAGCCTCCCTGCCGATAAGGGCAAGCTCTCGTCAAATCGAGGAGTGGAGCTCCCACTTGCTCAAAGTAATAGTCAAAGACAAGATTCTGATTTGTCACCAAAGGATAAAAAGCACAAAAATCCAATAGAGGGCAGCTCTGCTTCTTTAGGCAATAGCAAAAGTGAATCAAATCTCTCAGTTCTAGGCCGTGGAGCATCCAGTACTGAAGTAAAAGAGATTACTTTTGAACGACTCGAGACACCTTCAACACCTAAAACAGAAACAACTCAAATTCAGTCCTCTAATGTGATGACTCAGGGGGAACTCATATTAAGGAGCATGACCAATCAAGCTTCTCAGCCAACTCAACACGAGCTGTCTCACCTCGTCAAACAACTTGTAGAGCAGATCCAAGTATCGCTACCGAATGCCACCACATCGAAAGAGGTGCGCTTACTTCTCAATGACGGTCAGCTAAAAGGTGGGGAGATCCAAATTAAGTTAGATAACCAAGGTTATAGTGTGACAATCCGTCAAGATAACGCTCTTTCAGTCATTAACCAGCAGGCACGCCAAGAATTATCCGAAAGGCTTAATCGTCTTAACTTAGATCAACCGATTAGAATCACCGTCACAGAACAAGCAGACCAACAGCATGACCAGCAGCATTCACGTCAACAGCGCAGCATTTATGAAGAATGGCAGCCGGAGGAAAACTGA
- the sctO gene encoding type III secretion system stalk subunit SctO produces the protein MIAQLLHIKKIRADKADKAVQQQEYRVSRASALALKAEQTVKEYHHWREQEEERRFAKAKQSTVLLKELETLRQEIALLREREAELKQKSAETKKALEEEQRLLQDKKKAALQAHKTTEKFVQLYEQERAEKELLAQHQEELEQEEFRTVAVM, from the coding sequence ATGATTGCCCAGCTTCTGCACATCAAAAAAATTCGTGCTGACAAAGCCGATAAGGCCGTCCAGCAGCAAGAGTACCGAGTTTCCCGCGCCTCCGCGCTCGCGTTAAAAGCAGAACAAACGGTCAAAGAATACCATCACTGGCGCGAGCAAGAAGAAGAACGGCGCTTTGCCAAAGCCAAGCAAAGTACTGTCTTGCTCAAGGAATTGGAAACGTTACGACAAGAAATTGCTCTGTTACGAGAACGCGAAGCCGAGCTCAAGCAAAAATCTGCAGAAACAAAGAAAGCACTTGAAGAAGAACAGCGACTCTTGCAAGACAAGAAAAAAGCCGCCTTACAAGCACACAAAACCACCGAAAAGTTTGTTCAGCTATATGAACAAGAGCGAGCAGAGAAAGAACTGCTAGCACAACATCAAGAAGAACTGGAACAAGAAGAATTTCGCACTGTCGCGGTAATGTAG
- the vscK gene encoding SctK family type III secretion system sorting platform protein VscK, producing MANPETPLSQVVHQFNYCPCQYMDSSWLTDKQSWIENLDGWRHRPMLNNWVLKEWELTPISESTFNIPTNSVALLPPESLRKLLVMVGGVLHCISMRQVILKEPKQHLHTAFGSEGMQFCIQQGPMLLSDWPEGWQHKLPSQFDGVSIQEQALKLGLIWFSFILKNSPDNIQQRWRFKLKQSDFAFSSNVAWLEETQRDLAYRLTKKIAKQVIPQWFHLLK from the coding sequence GTGGCTAACCCAGAAACACCGCTTAGTCAGGTTGTTCACCAGTTCAACTATTGTCCATGTCAGTACATGGACAGTAGCTGGCTTACTGACAAGCAGTCTTGGATAGAAAACCTAGATGGTTGGAGACATAGACCAATGCTTAACAACTGGGTGCTAAAAGAGTGGGAATTAACGCCTATTTCCGAGTCGACTTTTAACATACCGACAAACAGCGTAGCACTTTTGCCACCTGAATCCCTTAGGAAACTATTGGTCATGGTTGGCGGTGTGCTGCATTGTATATCGATGCGTCAAGTTATACTCAAGGAGCCAAAGCAACATCTACATACAGCGTTTGGGTCTGAAGGGATGCAATTCTGTATTCAGCAAGGTCCAATGCTACTTTCTGATTGGCCGGAAGGATGGCAACACAAGTTACCTAGTCAATTCGACGGCGTGAGCATTCAGGAGCAGGCGTTAAAGCTTGGCTTGATTTGGTTTAGCTTCATTCTAAAAAACTCTCCAGACAATATTCAACAGCGATGGCGTTTTAAGCTCAAACAGTCAGATTTCGCATTCTCATCAAATGTTGCTTGGTTAGAAGAAACTCAGCGTGATTTGGCATATCGACTAACTAAAAAAATCGCAAAGCAGGTTATTCCCCAATGGTTTCATTTGTTGAAATAA
- a CDS encoding type III secretion system chaperone produces the protein MKSIQRLLDEFCSLNELPPLHIENNGRCQLLVDDRTLLYFIATEDNELLLSARVGALPKQGSLRSRGLELLARANYYGLGCGGLNLAISPDGRQVILFGRKALELLDAANLTQWFDEFNQQSSEWSARFSMLDRDIPLSESNQQAFAQQLRV, from the coding sequence ATGAAATCAATACAACGTTTACTTGATGAATTCTGTTCTCTCAATGAGCTTCCACCACTGCATATTGAAAATAATGGTCGTTGTCAGTTGCTTGTCGACGATCGCACACTGCTCTATTTTATCGCCACAGAAGACAATGAACTTTTGTTATCTGCTCGTGTGGGTGCATTGCCAAAGCAGGGTAGCTTAAGGAGCCGAGGTTTAGAGCTGTTGGCAAGAGCAAATTATTATGGGTTAGGTTGCGGCGGTCTGAATCTCGCCATATCACCAGATGGACGTCAAGTCATTCTGTTTGGTCGAAAAGCTCTAGAATTGCTAGATGCAGCAAATCTCACCCAGTGGTTCGATGAATTCAATCAACAAAGCTCGGAGTGGTCAGCGCGATTTTCCATGTTAGACCGTGATATTCCGCTCAGTGAATCAAATCAACAAGCCTTTGCTCAGCAACTACGTGTATAG
- a CDS encoding type III secretion system chaperone — protein sequence MNREEIINQWLLDISEGQWQLLNDQCNLVGDDGRHFASINLLQSRTLIMFPLHPSEQLESDSLQLKLLQLNSHPDVVGIAAFSLAEDNATIVLNFSVSDEALPATDLQAFWQSSLNLRNSLFEVLSR from the coding sequence ATGAACAGAGAAGAAATTATTAACCAGTGGCTGTTAGATATATCGGAAGGTCAGTGGCAACTATTAAATGATCAGTGCAACTTAGTTGGTGACGATGGCCGCCATTTCGCCTCAATCAACCTGCTACAGAGTCGGACATTGATTATGTTTCCGTTGCACCCCTCAGAGCAGCTGGAATCAGACAGTCTTCAGCTCAAGTTATTACAGCTTAACAGCCATCCTGACGTTGTTGGGATAGCCGCTTTTTCTCTTGCTGAAGATAACGCCACTATTGTGCTTAACTTTTCAGTTTCCGATGAAGCCTTGCCAGCAACTGATCTTCAGGCTTTCTGGCAAAGCAGTCTTAATTTGCGCAATTCGCTCTTTGAAGTTCTCTCCCGATAA
- a CDS encoding HrpE/YscL family type III secretion apparatus protein, giving the protein MVSFVEIKTDNLQLAPGLKVLKAREYLSYLDSQHLVEAAHAKAGTIVESAQQAYESEKQRGYQDGLQKAEIENAQTMIATLAKCNDYYLQVEQKMTGVVLDAVRKIIDTFDDVDTTVSVVREALQLVSNQKQVILHVHPEQVIDVREKVSSVLSDFPEVGYVEVVADARLKNGGCILETEVGIIDASIDGQLQALKQAMEKQLSERQSSL; this is encoded by the coding sequence ATGGTTTCATTTGTTGAAATAAAAACAGACAACTTACAGCTTGCTCCGGGTTTGAAGGTACTAAAAGCTCGAGAGTACTTGAGCTACTTAGACTCCCAGCACTTGGTTGAAGCTGCCCATGCTAAAGCAGGCACCATTGTCGAGAGTGCTCAACAGGCTTACGAAAGTGAAAAACAACGTGGTTACCAAGATGGGTTACAAAAGGCGGAAATTGAAAACGCCCAGACCATGATTGCGACCCTAGCCAAATGTAATGATTACTACCTTCAGGTAGAGCAAAAAATGACCGGTGTGGTGCTTGATGCTGTACGCAAGATCATCGATACCTTTGATGACGTTGATACGACGGTCAGTGTTGTGCGTGAAGCTTTACAGTTGGTCAGTAACCAAAAGCAAGTGATTTTGCATGTTCATCCAGAACAAGTCATTGACGTTCGAGAAAAGGTTTCATCGGTATTGAGTGACTTTCCAGAAGTAGGATACGTTGAAGTGGTTGCCGATGCGCGTTTAAAAAACGGAGGCTGTATCCTTGAAACGGAAGTCGGCATCATCGACGCAAGTATTGATGGTCAGTTGCAGGCATTAAAGCAGGCTATGGAAAAGCAACTCAGTGAACGTCAAAGCTCGTTGTAA
- the sctQ gene encoding type III secretion system cytoplasmic ring protein SctQ yields the protein MKIAFPKIEAESVELINRLCTKQCYFHGNNGGSLSITIAEKPQFSGYRLTAIIGSQTLHIDLASAQLQQWLGDILKETSFDSLPDSLQLELLGAQLEPYVRELKQQFGQLPVLSKLEPITIESTQGQTLMLTAKDNNNTLCLWLSQGNNVLVEALPPLSSKINQKITLPIWLCLGTTQLSVSDFTALEQGDVVFFDHCYVAEQQVVFQLSGKNLWRCKLEDQTIQILEKEPTMNDLHNQEPITDHQQLPVDLTFDVGQQAITLEQLTQLQPGYVFELDQPITKPVTLRANGKVIGQCELVNVNDKLGVRLLEIFIGENA from the coding sequence ATGAAAATAGCGTTTCCTAAAATCGAAGCCGAAAGCGTTGAACTGATTAATCGCCTTTGCACAAAACAATGTTACTTCCATGGCAATAATGGAGGGAGCTTATCAATCACTATCGCGGAAAAGCCGCAGTTTTCGGGGTATCGACTCACAGCGATAATTGGTAGTCAAACTCTACACATCGACTTGGCATCGGCACAATTACAGCAATGGCTTGGCGATATCCTTAAAGAGACTTCTTTCGACTCACTACCAGATTCGCTTCAGCTCGAGCTATTGGGTGCTCAGTTGGAGCCATATGTGCGTGAGTTAAAACAGCAGTTTGGGCAGCTTCCGGTTCTAAGCAAGTTGGAACCCATTACGATAGAAAGCACTCAAGGTCAAACCTTGATGTTAACTGCCAAGGACAACAACAATACACTTTGCCTTTGGCTGAGCCAAGGCAACAACGTTCTCGTCGAAGCTCTGCCACCTCTATCCTCCAAAATCAATCAGAAAATCACTCTGCCAATCTGGTTGTGCCTTGGCACCACTCAATTATCGGTTAGCGACTTCACTGCACTTGAACAAGGCGATGTTGTCTTTTTTGATCACTGCTATGTTGCTGAACAGCAAGTTGTTTTTCAGCTATCGGGCAAAAATCTATGGCGATGCAAGCTTGAAGACCAAACCATTCAAATACTGGAAAAAGAACCAACTATGAACGATTTACATAACCAAGAGCCGATTACCGATCATCAACAACTTCCAGTTGACCTTACTTTTGATGTTGGCCAGCAGGCGATAACCTTAGAGCAACTTACTCAGCTTCAACCTGGCTATGTTTTTGAGTTAGACCAACCCATAACCAAACCGGTGACATTAAGAGCCAATGGCAAAGTGATAGGTCAATGTGAGCTTGTTAATGTTAACGATAAGCTCGGTGTTCGCTTGTTAGAAATTTTTATCGGCGAGAACGCTTAA
- the sctS gene encoding type III secretion system export apparatus subunit SctS — MNPSEIIHFTTQALTLVLVLSLPPILVAAFVGTLVSLIQALTQVQEQTLGFVVKLIAVIITLFVTTQWLGAELHSFAALTMDKIPQIR, encoded by the coding sequence ATGAACCCTTCAGAAATCATTCACTTTACGACACAAGCACTAACACTTGTCTTGGTACTATCGCTGCCTCCCATTTTAGTTGCTGCCTTTGTCGGTACTTTGGTCTCACTGATACAAGCGCTGACTCAGGTCCAAGAGCAGACTCTCGGATTTGTCGTTAAGCTGATTGCGGTCATCATTACTCTGTTTGTCACTACCCAATGGTTAGGTGCCGAGCTGCATTCATTTGCCGCGCTTACAATGGATAAGATCCCGCAGATACGATGA
- the sctU gene encoding type III secretion system export apparatus subunit SctU translates to MSGEKTEQPTPKKLRDARQKGQVAKSQEIVSSSLILVLIAVLFAFSDYYLEHISALLLLPSELAYQGFQDALLDVAISIAKEMAYLLAPIILVAALVAVFANMGQFGFLFTGESVKPEIKKVNPVEGAKRIFSLKSVIEFIKSILKVSLLSCIIWVTLRGNLNTLLQVPTCGLNCVPTIAGVLIKQLMIISSVGFIVIAAADFAYQKYDHTKKLKMTKDEVKREYKEMEGSPEIKSKRRQLHQELQASNQRENVKRSNVLVTNPTHIAIGLYYKKGETPLPIITLKETDAMAKRMIKIAQEEGIPVMQKVPLARALYADGQLDQYIPGDLIEATAEILRWVASLDSVETNQ, encoded by the coding sequence ATGAGCGGTGAAAAAACTGAACAACCCACCCCGAAAAAACTTCGTGACGCGAGACAAAAAGGCCAGGTAGCAAAAAGCCAAGAAATCGTCTCATCCTCATTGATACTGGTGCTCATTGCTGTACTGTTTGCATTTTCAGATTATTACCTTGAACACATTTCCGCCCTGTTGCTACTTCCCAGTGAACTGGCCTATCAAGGCTTTCAAGATGCGTTGCTTGATGTCGCCATCTCGATTGCTAAAGAAATGGCTTATCTCTTGGCTCCAATCATTCTTGTTGCAGCACTCGTTGCAGTTTTCGCCAACATGGGCCAATTTGGTTTTCTGTTTACCGGAGAATCTGTTAAACCTGAAATCAAAAAAGTGAACCCTGTCGAGGGGGCAAAACGGATTTTTTCACTCAAAAGTGTTATCGAATTTATTAAATCGATACTTAAAGTCAGTCTGCTTTCATGCATTATTTGGGTTACCCTTCGCGGCAACCTGAATACATTGTTACAAGTCCCTACCTGTGGACTAAACTGCGTTCCAACCATAGCTGGCGTGTTGATTAAGCAGCTTATGATTATCTCTTCTGTCGGGTTTATTGTGATTGCTGCAGCTGATTTTGCCTACCAAAAATACGATCACACTAAGAAACTGAAAATGACTAAAGACGAAGTTAAGCGCGAATATAAAGAAATGGAAGGTAGTCCAGAAATCAAAAGCAAACGCCGTCAATTACACCAAGAACTTCAAGCATCTAACCAACGTGAAAATGTTAAGCGTTCCAACGTATTAGTAACAAACCCTACCCACATCGCCATCGGTCTCTACTACAAAAAAGGGGAAACCCCTCTTCCAATCATCACTTTGAAAGAAACCGATGCCATGGCAAAACGTATGATTAAAATCGCACAGGAAGAAGGAATTCCGGTAATGCAGAAGGTTCCTCTAGCTCGGGCACTTTACGCCGATGGCCAACTTGATCAATACATCCCCGGAGATCTGATTGAGGCAACAGCAGAGATTCTAAGGTGGGTAGCTTCTTTAGATTCAGTAGAAACCAACCAATAA